Below is a window of Pirellulales bacterium DNA.
CGTTGCTCAAGAACAATGGCCGCTTCGTCGCGACACGGCAGGAGGCCACGCGATGAACGAAGCCGCGCTTCTCAACAACTCGCTGCTAGTCGGGGCCGCATTGTTCTCGATTGGCCTCGTCGGCTTTCTCGCGCGGCGGAACATGATTGTGATGTTTCTCTGCGCCGAAATGATGTTACAAGGGGTCTCAGTCAGCCTCGTGGCCTGGGGTCGCTGGCACAACAACTGGGACGGCCAAGTGCTCGTGATTTTCATTCTTGCGGTGGCCGCCTGCGAAGCGGCCATTGCGCTCGCTCTGTTTCTCATGCTCTTTCAGCGCCGCGGCAACCTCGACATTGCCGCCTGGGACGAGCTACGAGAAAGCAATCTGGCTGCGTACACCGACGACGAATTGCCCGAAGTCGCCGAACCGCAACCACGTTGGCCCGAACTGACGCCGGCCGGCGTCGAACCCAAAATCGACGAGGAAGAAATCACGCATCGCAGTTACGTTTAGACGCTAAATACCAGAGACGAGAAGCTAGCCCACAGGATGAATCATAAACGCAGCATGGATCGTCCTTCACAATCCGCAAATCAAATTTAACACAGTTCAACGCGTTAGCCCCTAGTCGCTCGTTCATACCCACTTCCGCATGATCGACACGCTATTACCCCTCATTCCCGCTCTGCCGCTTTTGGCTTGCTTGCTAGTGGCGGTGACTGGCCGCGCGCTAAAGGAAATGAGCCACCTGCCTGTCGCGCTGGCGGTTGCAGGTTCGTTTGTACTTAGTGTTCTGTTGCTATTGGCCGTCCAGGCTCAATCGACCGAGTCGCTCAATCGCGGACAAGGCAAAATCGGCTACGAACATACCTACACACTCTGGACCTGGGCCGACGTCAAGCAAGCCTATTCGCCCGCAAGATTAGACCGCCAAACATCAGACCACCAGTCACCCGCAGTCGCTGACTTCACCATCGACATCACTCTTCGCGCCGACTCGCTCACCTGCTTCATGCTTTGCATGGTGACATTTATTTCGACGTTGGTGGTGATCTACGCCAGCGGCTACATGCACGGCGATCCTGGCTATTCACGGTTCTTCACCTATGTAGCACTATTCGTGTTTTCGATGACGATGCTCGTCTCGGTGAGCAATTTCGTGCTGCTTTATGTCTTTTGGGAAGCCGTGGCGCTTTGCAGCTATCTGCTCGTCGGCTTCTGGTATCAAAAGCCGGAAGCTGCCG
It encodes the following:
- the nuoK gene encoding NADH-quinone oxidoreductase subunit NuoK; its protein translation is MNEAALLNNSLLVGAALFSIGLVGFLARRNMIVMFLCAEMMLQGVSVSLVAWGRWHNNWDGQVLVIFILAVAACEAAIALALFLMLFQRRGNLDIAAWDELRESNLAAYTDDELPEVAEPQPRWPELTPAGVEPKIDEEEITHRSYV